The DNA window CAGTACTTTGGAATGAGGCACATCCTGAGCTACAGGTAAAGCAACGGCATTTCTGAGAAAAGGTTTGACAAAGCTCCACCCCTCACCTTCACctgagacaaaaaaaggaaGGAGTTTGTTCAGCATCgctaaacagagacacagactgaagaaCAGACGATCAGATTCACCGTCCTCTGACTGAGTCCAGCTACAGGAGAGAAAAGTGGGAAACTCCAACACTGCTGCTTCAACCTGCTgacactccacacactgaaggtgagtctgacagaaaacacaactgaagtACAAGTGAAGTTAgtagaggagggagaggagccaagacttactgtgtttgtgtctgctgtgttttcagattgACTCAGAGACTAAATGGCTTCGATATCAGAGGAGGATCTCTGCTGTCCGATCTGTCAGGAGGTCTTTAGTGATCCTGTTGTTCTGTCATGTAGCCACAGCTTCTGTAAAGACTGTCTGAAGAACTGGTGGACACAGAAACCAACACAACAGTGTCCAGTTTGTAAGAGAAGATCTTCAAAGACAGATCCACCTTTAAACCGGGTGTTAAAGAACCTGTGTGAGTCCTTCTTACAGCACAGAGATCAGAGATCTTCAGAGACTTCAGAGACTTCAGAGActctctgcagtctgcactCTGAGAAACTCAGACTCTTCTGTCTGGACCATCAGCAGCCAGTGTGTCTGGTCTGCAGagattcagaaaaacacaccaaccACAGATTCAGACCCATCGATGAAGCTGCTCGACAACATAAGAAGAAAATTCAGGAAACTCTGGAGCTCTTAAAGAAGAAGTTGAAGGTTTGTAAAGAAGATAAAGTGAAGTTTgatcaaacagcaaaacacattaaGGTCCAGGCCCGACACACAGAGAACCAGATCAAGGAGCAGTTTAAGAAGCTTCACCAGTTTctagaagaggaagaggaggccaggATGGCTgcactgagggaggaagaggagcagaagagtcGGGTGATGAAGCAGAAGATGGAGGCTCTGAGCAGAGAGATAGCAGCTCTTTCAGACACAGTCAGAGcgacagaggaggagctgagagctgaagatgtctCCTTCCTCCAGAACTAcaaggctgcagcagaaagagtcCATCAGCGCCCCCTGTTGGAGGATCCACAGCTGCCCTCAGGAGCACTGATAGAGCAGGTCAAACACCTGGGAAACCTGAGCTTCAACATCTGGAACAAGATGAAGGACATGGTCTCCTACACTCCTGtggttctggatccaaacacagccAATCCATATCTGATCCTGTCTGAAGATCTGCTCAGTGTGAGAGAAGGAGAGCTCCAGCAGCTTCCTGACAACAAAGAGAGGTTTAATATAAATTACAGAGCTGTTCTGGGTTCTGAGGGTTTTACCTCAGGGACTCACAGCTGGGATGTTGATGTTAGAAACACCACATTCTGGGAGCTGGGTGTGCTACCAGAGTCTCTTATGAAGATAGGAGACAAAGTGCCCGGGGGAACATGGGGAATATGGTTCTGTGATCATGACACCACACTTCTGTGCCCTGTTGTCCGAGTGTATAAGAAGTTCAGGAGAATCAGAGTGAATCTGGATTGGAACAGAGGAGAGGTGTCGTTCTCAGATCcttacactaacacacacatacacaccatcaGACACACTTTCACTGAGAGGATGTTCCCGTACTTTTACAGTGGGGAAAATTGTCCAGTGACGATTTTTCCAATGAAAgtcagtgtgactgtgagacAGAGCAAATACAACTAAAGATGCTTATTAGAttcattatgttgtttatttgacttttattttgtttgtgtatttgttctgtttccatTATTGACCGTTTCACATGTGTACAACGATTTTCTGACTTATCATTGATCAGATCGATTAAAcgtcattttaaataaaagcagtttatATTTAGtgacacatttgaaatgttgtgttgtCCTTTATTTATCATACATCCACTGCGGAGTTGTTCGTGCTGACAGATGGCGTCTGGCTGGTTAGTCAAAATGTTTGGTACCTGGTTGATACAGTTGAGTTATTTCTGTTCACATCATACTGTGATAGCTACAGTACAATGATGAGGACTCACGAGCAGGACGTGGGAACATGACTGGGAAGATAAAAGGTCCATGTTCAGTAGAAGGCAGTCAGCGAGTCTAACTATCCAAACATGAGCAGGGTGAAGGGGAACACGATGACCCAAGCCTGGTTTACGGTGGGGCGACAGCAGGGTTTCAttctttatctgttttctaAGTCTCAGGTGGGTGTTCAACGTGAGGGGCGGAGCTTTGTCAGGTGTTTTCTGATAAATCCTTTCACTTCAACCATAACACAGGATGTGTCTCATTCCAAAGTACAGAGTTAGACGCCAACCAGAATGTGTACAGACATTACATATTACATTCAGGAATTCATGATTGTCCGTgcataaaattataaatgtatgATAATTAATGTACTGTTACCGTAAAGTGTTACTCTGTgtacaaaataagaaaaaactgcTTAAAAGATCGTAAAGAAACTCagctcagaaaaagaaaagctgagcTGGTATCTGTCACAGCCCAGCTCGAATACTCATCGTCGCTTGTTATTTTCAAAGTTTAATATTTCACGTTTGCTTGTTTATGTGAGTACTGTTTAGTATTTTCAAATTTATactgagaaaaaataaaaagtgtttaaaattaatacaaaGGAAACATCAAATTATGCATGTTgtttgtagaaaccagtcccTGAGTGGTCCATTCAAAGTCTGAGCTCATAACTAGTTGTTGAGACCCAGTCCCTGATCAGACTCGGTCCAAACATGACGACCTAGACTGAACACTCACAGTCCGGTATTGTTTTATGGGAGCTCCAACCAGTGGATGCTGGACTGATTTCAGGACTAAAGCTTAAACATGAACTGACTCTGACTAAACCTGGTCCTTACTGACAGTGTTTCCTGCAccctgtgttttgtctcattgtTCACTGCgttagcttgttgaatgtagcTACATTAGCTGCACCCTAATGCTACACTGCTAAtgtggctaacattagcttcTCTCACACTCCGGAGCAGGACAAATGTTTGGGCTCATTACACAGTGGGAGACTCAGGACGTCCGAGAGGTGTCAGATGACAACTTTAAAACTACTTTTACTAATCTGGATCAAAAACAGTCGCTTCAGAGAGGGTCTGTCTTTCTGTGCACATTGTCACACCGGTCACTCACTATAATCTGGACAGTGtacagatacattttaaaatcatcttttCTGTCCTATGTACAGTCTGAGTCTGTCCTGGATCCTCTGGCTGCACTGCCTGAAATTTCTGTACAGACAAACTTGACAGGACCTGCTCCACTAGCAGATCCAGTCAGTTTGGATTCTGAGTGTCAGGACTTTGCAATAAGACACGGTGTGATACAGGTGAAGTGTTTATCAGTAAGTATCTAAAAAAGCTCCGCCCCTTACCTTTAACTGAGACAATAAAAGGAAACAGTTTAATCttcaacagagacacagactgaagaagagACGATCAGATTCACCGTCCTCTGACTGAGTCCAGCTACAGGAGAGAAAAGTGGAAAACTCCAACACTGCTGCTTCAACCTGCTgacactccacacactgaaggtgagtctgacagaaaacacaactgaagtACAAGTGAAGTTAgtagaggagggagaggagccaagactgactgtgtttgtgtctgctgtgttttcagattgACTCAGAGACTAAATGGCTTCAAGATCAGAGGAGGATCTCTGCTGTCCGGTCTGTCAGGAGGTCTTCAGTGATCCTGTTGTTCTGTCATGTAGCCACAGCTTCTGTAAAGACTGTCTGAAGAACTGGTGGAGACAGAAACCAACACAAGAGTGTCCAGTTTGTAAGAGAAGATCTTCAAAGACAGATCCACCTTTGAATCGGGTGTTAAAGAACCTGTGTGAGTCCTTCTTACAGCACAAAGATCAGGGATCTTCAGAGActctctgcagtctgcactCTGAGAAACTCAGACTCTTCTGTCTGGACCATCAGCAGCCAGTGTGTCTGGTCTGCAGagattcagaaaaacacaccaaccACACATTCAGACCCATCGATGAAGCTGCTCgacaacaaaagaaagaacTTCAGGAAACTCTG is part of the Anabas testudineus chromosome 9, fAnaTes1.2, whole genome shotgun sequence genome and encodes:
- the LOC113150073 gene encoding tripartite motif-containing protein 35-like; this encodes MASISEEDLCCPICQEVFSDPVVLSCSHSFCKDCLKNWWTQKPTQQCPVCKRRSSKTDPPLNRVLKNLCESFLQHRDQRSSETSETSETLCSLHSEKLRLFCLDHQQPVCLVCRDSEKHTNHRFRPIDEAARQHKKKIQETLELLKKKLKVCKEDKVKFDQTAKHIKVQARHTENQIKEQFKKLHQFLEEEEEARMAALREEEEQKSRVMKQKMEALSREIAALSDTVRATEEELRAEDVSFLQNYKAAAERVHQRPLLEDPQLPSGALIEQVKHLGNLSFNIWNKMKDMVSYTPVVLDPNTANPYLILSEDLLSVREGELQQLPDNKERFNINYRAVLGSEGFTSGTHSWDVDVRNTTFWELGVLPESLMKIGDKVPGGTWGIWFCDHDTTLLCPVVRVYKKFRRIRVNLDWNRGEVSFSDPYTNTHIHTIRHTFTERMFPYFYSGENCPVTIFPMKVSVTVRQSKYN